One Coffea arabica cultivar ET-39 chromosome 5e, Coffea Arabica ET-39 HiFi, whole genome shotgun sequence DNA segment encodes these proteins:
- the LOC113687233 gene encoding fimbrin-5, with product MSGYVGVFVSDPWLQSQFTQVELRGLQSKFLSAMNKSGKVKLGDLPPVMSKMNPFSEMLTEDEVKFILSESSADLSEEIEFESFLRAFLNLQARATAKLGDSKPTSSFVKTATTTLRHTISESEKASYVAHINSFLGNDPFLKEFLPIDPSTNALFDLAKDGVLLCKLINVAVPGTIDERAINTKKVLNPWERNENHTLCLNSAKAIGCTVVNIGTQDLVEARPHLVVGLISQIIKIQLLADLNLKKTPQLVELVEDSKDVEELMGLPPEKLLLKWMNFHLKKSGYKKQVTNFSSDLKDGEAYAHLLNALAPEHGTTTTLDAKDPTERANLIIEQADKLDCKRYVTPKDIVEGSTNLNLAFVAQIFQHRNGLSMDSKKLPFAEMMTDDTQTSREERCFRLWINSLGIDTYVNNVFEDVRTGWVILEVLDKVSPGSVNWKQATKPPIKMPFRKVENCNQVIRIGKDLNFSLVNVAGNDIVQGNKKLILAFLWQLMRFSMLQLLRNLRSHSQGKEITDADILNWANNKVKMARRKSKMESFKDKSLSNGKFFLELLSVVEPRVVNWSLVTKGETEEDKKLNATYIISVARKIGCSIFLLPEDIMEVNQKMILILTASIMYWSLQKKSGESESTPTEDSGKPEGSIADSADGESQSAPSPSTLSQQTMDIENEEASF from the exons ATGTCTGGTTATGTGGGAGTTTTTGTGTCTGATCCATGGCTTCAGAGCCAATTCACTCAAGTTGAACTCCGTGGGCTCCAATCAAAA TTTCTTTCCGCGATGAATAAATCTGGCAAGGTCAAACTGGGAGATTTGCCACCTGTAATGTCCAAAATGAATCCTTTTAGTGAAATGTTAACAGAAGATGAGGTCAAATTCATCTTGTCCGAATCATCTGCTGACTTGAGTGAAGAAATTGAGTTTGAATCATTCCTTCGG GCATTCTTGAACCTACAAGCAAGAGCTACAGCAAAACTCGGCGATTCAAAACCAACTTCATCATTTGTGAAAACTGCTACTACAACACTTCGTCACACCATTAGTGAATCAGAGAAGGCCTCTTATGTTGCCCATATAAACAGCTTTCTTGGGAATGATCCATTCTTGAAAGAGTTCCTTCCAATTGATCCATCTACAAATGCACTCTTTGATCTTGCGAAGGATGGTGTTCTACTATG TAAGCTGATTAATGTGGCTGTCCCTGGTACCATAGATGAGCGAGCTATTAACACAAAGAAAGTCCTAAATCCATGGGAGAGAAATGAAAACCACACACTATGTCTCAACTCTGCCAAGGCAATTGGGTGCACTGTGGTCAATATTGGCACGCAGGATCTAGTCGAAGCAAGA CCCCACCTGGTTGTTGGTTTGATTTCTCAAATAATTAAG ATACAACTTTTAGCTGATCTGAACCTGAAGAAAACTCCCCAACTTGTTGAATTGGTGGAAGACAGTAAG GATGTGGAAGAACTCATGGGCTTACCACCAGAGAAGCTTTTACTCAAATGGATGAATTTTCATCTGAAAAAATCAGGGTATAAAAAGCAAGTTACAAATTTTTCATCTGATCTAAAG GATGGGGAGGCCTATGCTCACTTGCTTAATGCTCTGGCACCAGAACATGGTACCACTACCACATTAGATGCAAAAGATCCTACTGAAAGAGCAAATTTGATTATTGAGCAAGCAGACAAATTGGATTGCAAGAGATATGTTACTCCCAAAGATATTGTTGAGGGCTCTACAAACCTGAATCTGGCATTTGTTGCACAAATATTTCAACACAG GAATGGCTTATCAATGGACAGCAAAAAACTTCCCTTTGCTGAGATGATGACAGACGATACTCAAACTTCTCGAGAAGAAAGATGCTTTCGATTGTGGATTAACAGCCTTGGAATTGATACATATGTTAATAATGTTTTTGAGGATGTCAGAACAGG ATGGGTTATTTTAGAAGTTCTTGACAAAGTTTCCCCTGGATCAGTCAATTGGAAGCAAGCGACCAAACCTCCGATTAAGATGCCCTTCAGAAAGGTTGAAAACTGCAATCAAGTTATACGCATTGGAAAAGATTTAAACTTCTCACTTGTGAATGTAGCTGGAAATGACATTGTACAGGGAAACAAGAAGCTTATATTAG CATTTCTTTGGCAATTGATGAGATTTAGTATGCTCCAACTGTTGAGAAACTTGCGCTCGCACTCCCAAGGGAAGGAGATAACAGATGCTGACATTTTAAATTGGGCAAACAACAAAGTAAAGATGGCACGTAGGAAATCCAAAATGGAGAGTTTCAAG GATAAAAGCCTCTCAAATGGGAAGTTTTTCCTGGAACTTCTTAGTGTTGTGGAGCCAAGAGTTGTCAATTGGAGCCTTGTCACGAAGGGGGAAACGG AAGAAGACAAGAAACTAAATGCAACATATATAATAAGCGTTGCTCGTAAGATTGGCTGTTCCATCTTCTTATTGCCCGAGGATATTATGGAG GTGAATCAGAAAATGATTCTAATTCTTACAGCAAGCATCATGTACTGGAGCCTGCAGAAGAAGTCTGGAGAGTCTGAGTCAACACCTACTGAAGACAGCGGCAAACCTGAGGGATCCATAGCTGATTCAGCAGATGGTGAGAGTCAGTCTGCGCCAAGCCCTTCGACTCTCTCCCAACAAACAATGGATATTGAAAATGAGGAAGCTTCATTTTAG